One Sander vitreus isolate 19-12246 chromosome 22, sanVit1, whole genome shotgun sequence DNA segment encodes these proteins:
- the LOC144536872 gene encoding macrophage mannose receptor 1-like isoform X1 encodes MDKVLLLIVAASGLSAVSSHALVQEYHFVYEQKNMTEAKSYCREKYTDLATVDNMEDVKTLNNMADSSKMVYPGYQTYYYYRAWIGLYDDVDSWRWSLTNTSFYKPGEAELRRWRTGEPNNAFSKEYCTEMGDDGLWNDISCESSKKAVCIHVRESDVTFILTNISMTWPAAQSYCREQYTDLASVRNSTENQKVQELIPTGGSVWIGLFRDSWKWSDGSTSSFRYWKTGEPNNNSRNETCVVAAFGQSGKWEDWNCEIKRAFICFGPVPASKHVIRLRLEKKNSLDLNDPAVMEAMLKQLKQKLKAQGLDDNIKLSWRKQADGKVFHKKKDELE; translated from the exons ATGGACAAAGTTCTGCTGCTCATCGTGGCCGCATCAG GGCTGAGTGCTGTGTCATCACACGCGCTGGTACAGGAGTACCATTTTGTCTATGAGCAGAAGAACATGACAGAAGCAAAAAGTTACTGCAGAGAGAAATACACAGACCTGGCCACTGTAGACAACATGGAGGATGTGAAGACCCTGAACAACATGGCAGATTCAAGCAAAATGGTCTACCCAGGATACCAAACATACTACTACTAT CGAGCCTGGATAGGACTGTACGATGACGTGGACAGCTGGCGGTGGTCACTGACGAACACAAGTTTCTACAAACCTGGGGAGGCTGAGTTGAGACGATGGCGGACTGGGGAACCGAATAATGCATTCAGTAAAGAATACTGCACAGAGATGGGTGATGATGGGCTATGGAACGACATCAGTTGTGAAAGCTCCAAGAAGGCAGTCTGCATACATGTCAGAG AGTCAGATGTGACTTTTATCCTCACTAACATCTCCATGACGTGGCCTGCGGCCCAGAGCTACTGCAGAGAACAGTACACAGACCTGGCTAGTGTGAGAAACAGCACAGAGAACCAGAAGGTGCAGGAGCTGATACCTACTGGAGGATCAGTCTGGATCGGCCTTTTCAGAGACTCCTGGAAGTGGTCGGATGGAAGTACTTCCTCATTCAGGTACTGGAAAACTGGGGAACCCAACAACAACAGTAGGAACGAGACTTGTGTGGTCGCAGCCTTCGGTCAATCTGGCAAATGGGAAGACTGGAACTGTGAGATAAAGAGAGCATTCATTTGTTTCGGTCCAG tgcCTGCTTCAAAGCATGTGATAAGACTGAGGTTGGAGAAGAAGAACTCCCTGGATCTGAACGACCCTGCTGTGATGGAGGCCATGTTGAAGCAG CTCAAACAGAAGCTGAAGGCCCAGGGGCTGGACGACAACATCAAACTGAGCTGGAGGAAGCAGGCCGATGGAAAAGTCTTCcacaagaagaaggatgagcTGGAATGA
- the LOC144536872 gene encoding uncharacterized protein LOC144536872 isoform X2 yields the protein MDKVLLLIVAASGLSAVSSHALVQEYHFVYEQKNMTEAKSYCREKYTDLATVDNMEDVKTLNNMADSSKMVYPGYQTYYYYRAWIGLYDDVDSWRWSLTNTSFYKPGEAELRRWRTGEPNNAFSKEYCTEMGDDGLWNDISCESSKKAVCIHVRESDVTFILTNISMTWPAAQSYCREQYTDLASVRNSTENQKVQELIPTGGSVWIGLFRDSWKWSDGSTSSFSACFKACDKTEVGEEELPGSERPCCDGGHVEAAQTEAEGPGAGRQHQTELEEAGRWKSLPQEEG from the exons ATGGACAAAGTTCTGCTGCTCATCGTGGCCGCATCAG GGCTGAGTGCTGTGTCATCACACGCGCTGGTACAGGAGTACCATTTTGTCTATGAGCAGAAGAACATGACAGAAGCAAAAAGTTACTGCAGAGAGAAATACACAGACCTGGCCACTGTAGACAACATGGAGGATGTGAAGACCCTGAACAACATGGCAGATTCAAGCAAAATGGTCTACCCAGGATACCAAACATACTACTACTAT CGAGCCTGGATAGGACTGTACGATGACGTGGACAGCTGGCGGTGGTCACTGACGAACACAAGTTTCTACAAACCTGGGGAGGCTGAGTTGAGACGATGGCGGACTGGGGAACCGAATAATGCATTCAGTAAAGAATACTGCACAGAGATGGGTGATGATGGGCTATGGAACGACATCAGTTGTGAAAGCTCCAAGAAGGCAGTCTGCATACATGTCAGAG AGTCAGATGTGACTTTTATCCTCACTAACATCTCCATGACGTGGCCTGCGGCCCAGAGCTACTGCAGAGAACAGTACACAGACCTGGCTAGTGTGAGAAACAGCACAGAGAACCAGAAGGTGCAGGAGCTGATACCTACTGGAGGATCAGTCTGGATCGGCCTTTTCAGAGACTCCTGGAAGTGGTCGGATGGAAGTACTTCCTCATTCAG tgcCTGCTTCAAAGCATGTGATAAGACTGAGGTTGGAGAAGAAGAACTCCCTGGATCTGAACGACCCTGCTGTGATGGAGGCCATGTTGAAGCAG CTCAAACAGAAGCTGAAGGCCCAGGGGCTGGACGACAACATCAAACTGAGCTGGAGGAAGCAGGCCGATGGAAAAGTCTTCcacaagaagaaggatga